The Stenotrophomonas sp. NA06056 genome segment AAGGCCATGTCGGCCAGCAGCGGCACCTGCATTTCCAGGTAGACCTCGTTGAGCGAGTAGTCGCCACGGGTCGGCTGGCCGGTGGTACCGGCGATCTGGCCCTTCTGCACCATCAGGTCCGGGGTGTAGCTGGCTTCTTCGCTGCGGTGCTCGAAGCCCATCGCACCCATGATGTCGCCGGCCGGCAAGGTGAACAGCGAGCCGGAGATGTTGGCGCTGGCAACCTTGGTGGTGCTGCGCATCTTGTCGACGAAGCGGGTGAACAGGTAGTCCTGCACGTCCTGGTTGCCCAGCGAGCCCGGGCCGGTATAGCCCATCGGCGCAGCCGGATTCCACGGCACGCAGCCGGCGATCACCGCACCCGGCGTACCGCAGCGGGCAACGTCGCCGTCCATGAAGGACGGGCCGACGGCCAGGTTGACGTGCGGCTGGTACATGCTGCCGGTGCCGACGCGCTCGCCTTCATTGCGGTTGTACATGTAGCTGACGTTCCAGTCCCAGTAACGCGAACCGGTTTCGAAGCTGCCTTCCAGGCCGAGGCTGGCACGCTTGGTTTCCAGCGTGTTTTCAGTACCGCGCGGCAGCTCTTCGGTGCGGTGCGAGAACAGCACGTCCTGGCCCCACTTGTTGAAGGTGCTGTCCTTGGACAGTGCAGCGCGGGTGCCGTTGCGCGACTGCGCGGCCGAGACCGAGTACGGGTAGCCGGCCAGGTGCTTGGTCGACTCGCGCTTGCTGTACAGCGCGTCGGCGACGATGCGCAGGTTGTCGGTGATCGAGAAGCCGCCGTTGGCGAACACCGAGGTGCGCTCCAGGCCGCTCAGCAGGCTCATGTTGGTCTTGGCGTTGGCACCGTCGGCCGGGTTCGGCGTGTGGAAGTTGCCAGCACTGCTCGGGTCGCCGCCCGGGCCAACGGTCAGCGGCTTGCCACCGACGGTGACGGTGCCCCACTGGGTGGTCGGGCTCAGCGCGTCGACGTCGTCGGCGTGGCGCGGGCCACCCGGGTAGCGGCTGAACTCGCGCGCATCGCCGAGGATTTCGTCTTCCTTGGTGCGCTCGGCGCCCACGCTGAACCAGCCGCGGTCGAAGGTCTTGCCGAAGGTGGCGCTGTAGGAGCGCTTCTGGCCGTCGCCTTCACCGTACTGGCCGACATAGACGCTGGCTTCGCCACCGTCGAAGTTCTTGCGGGTGATGATGTTGACCACGCCGGCAATGGCGTCCGAGCCGTACAGCGCCGAAGCGCCGTCGGTCAGCACTTCCACGCGCTCGACGATGGCGGACGGAATCGAGGCCAGGTCGGAGTAGCCGCCGGCGCTGACGCCCATGCGGCGGCCGTCGATCAGCACCAGGCTGCGTTCCGGGCCAAGGTTGCGCAGGCTGACATACATGCCGCCGAAATCACGCGAGGAGCTCAGCGAGGACGAACGGCTCAGGCTCGGTGCGCCGGCTGCAGTGACGTCCTGCAGGATGTCGGCAACGTTGACGTAGCCCTTCTTCTCGATGTCGGCGCGGTTGATGGCCACCACAGGCTGCGCGGTCTCGACACTGGCCTGGCGGATGCGCGAGCCGGTGATTTCGATGCGGTCGAGGTTGGTGGGGGTATCGCCGGCTTCCTGTGCGAAAGCGGGCGTGGTGCAGCTGGCGGCCAGCGCGATGACGATCGCGTTGCGCAGCGGGGTGGTCTTCAGGGACATCCGTGAAATCTCGTGTTTCAGAAAAAACATGCGTCCTTTCTATGGACGCGTGGGGTGCTGCAAACCAACGTGGGGGCCGGATTCTAGAGTGTTTTCATTGGTAACTGTTTGTCCGCGCGCGCTGTAATGCCGCGAAGATGAATCGCAACCAACAATCCACAGGTTCACTGTGCGCGACGTCACGCGCGCCGCGTTTGCGATGGGCAGAGGCACCGATAGCGGCGGTGTTGGCGCAATCTGTAGCGATGCGAGTGCGCATGCATCCATCCACGCGCGGCGTGGATCTACTAAATCCCGCACGCGCCACATCGGTAGATCCACGCCATGCGTGGATAGCCCCACAGTAGATCCACGCCATGCGTGGATGACGCGCAATGAAAAAGGGACGGAGCCTTCGCTCCGTCCCCTGCGCAATGCTCATTCAATCAATGCGTGCTGCTCAGGTCTCGCGCAATGCCGTGGTGATCGGCAGCCGTGCCGCGCGCAGCGCCGGGAACAATCCACCCACCAGGCCGATGCCCAGCGCCCACTTCAGCCCGCTCCACAGCAGTTCCGGCGACACATGGAACTTGAACACCACCGCGCTGAAGTTGCTGCCGATGGTGGACACGCTGTAGCCGTTGAACAGCAGCCACGCCACCGCGCAGCCGAGCAGGCCACCGAGCAGGGCCAGCAGCATGGTTTCCAGCATCACCGCCGTCACCACCGGCAGGCCACGGAAACCGATCGCACGCATGGTGGCGATCTCGCGTGCACGCGTGGCCACGGCGGCATACATGGTGTTGAGCGCGCCGAACACCGCGCCCACCGCCATGATGGTGCCGATCACCTTGCCGAGGATGTCGATCAGCTTGGTCAATCCGCCACCCTGCTTGCTGTAGTAGACGCGGGTGGTTTCCACGTCCAGCTTCAGGCGCGGGTCGGCGGCGACAGCGGCCTTGAATTGCTCGAAACCGGCCTTGCCGTCGGTGCGCACGCTGATCGACTGCCAGGCACTGCGCTGATAGGTCGTAGCCAGCGTGTCGGCGTCGGTCCACAGCTCCGAATCATGCGCATCGCCGGTAGCGAACACACCTACGACCGTCCAGGTCTGGTTGCCCAGAGTGAGCGTCTTGCCAACGTCCATGTCGCGGAACTGGCTTTTGGCGCCTTGGCCGACCACGATTTCGCGCAGCCCGGCGGCGAACCGGCGGCCTTCGACGATCTTGACCTTGTCATGCACGGCCCACGCCTGCGGGCCGACACCGCGGAACTGCGCGTTGACGTCGGTGCCATCGGCCTTGGAGACCAGGTTGACCACCTGCGAGAGCTCCGGCGACAGCAGCGGCCGCCCCTGTGCATCGCGGGTGATACCGGGCAGGGTGGACAGCGTGGGCACCTGTTCGCGGGTGATGACCGAGTTGGTCTCGGCCTGCGAACCGCCGCGCAGCACGATCGCGGTGGTGTCATCGCCGGTGTTGTTGAGCGTGGCCTGGAAGCCTTCGCCCATCGCCAGCATCGCCACCAGCACACCGACCACGCCGGCGATGCCGACCACGATCACCGAGGATGCACCCCAGCGCTGCGGCAGGCTGGCAATACCGATGCGGGTGGCGGCCAGCGCCAGCCGTCCACTGCGGGTGAGCGCCAGCCACAGCCCCACCAGCACCGCGATGGCCAGCACGCCGATCCACGGCAGGGCGATCCACACGGCCAGGCCGACGCCCAGCAACAGCACGGTCACCGCGTTTCCCAGCCACTTCTTGAGCTTGTTCATGTCGGTGTCCTCTTCAGCGGCCGGCGAGCGCGTCGACGATCTTCAGGCGCTTGGCGCGCAGGGCGGGCAGCAGCCCGACCACGATGCCGATCACCACGATCAGGACGATGCCCACCAGCCAGGTCGGCGTCGGTACGTGTGGCGGCAGCATGCCCATGCTCTTCGGGCTGATGGCCGGCAGGATCAGTGCGGCCAGCCCCATGCCGATCAGACCACCGAGGCCGATCAGCAGCACCGACTCCACCATCACCAGGGTCAGCACGGTGCTGTCCTTGAAGCCCAGCGTCTTCAGCGTGGCCAGTTCCGGAATACGCTCGCGCACCGCCTGGGCCATGGTGTTGCCGGTCAACAGCAGCAGGGTGAAGAACACCGCGCCCATGATCGAGGTGACGATCATGCCGATGTCGGCGAACTGCTTGACGAAGGCCTGCTGGAACGCCGACTCGGTCTGGGTCTTGGTTTCGTGGTCGGAGTTGGCCGAAATCGCATCGATCGCCTGCGCCACCCGCGACGACTGGTCCGGGTTGTCCAGCGTCACCGTGTACCAGCTCACCTGGTTCTTGATGTAGTCGTTGGATTCATCGAAGTACTTCCAGTTCATCATCAACTGGCGTTCTTCATTGGCCGCCAACGCGCGATCCTTCGAGCGGTAGATGCCCTTCAGTTCCAGCGGCCAGTCGTTGCTGCCACCGCGCGGGAAGATCGTCGCCTGCAGTGGGATGGTGTCGCCAATCTTCCAGCCGAACTGCTTGGCCAGCGTCTCGCCGACGATCGCGCCGGTGCGGGTCTGCTTCCAGTCCTCCAACTGCGCCGGGTCGATCTGCAGCTCGCGATAGACATCGAAGTAGTTGGGCGACACCGAGAAGTTCGGGAAGAAGTTCTTCGGGTCCTGGTAGATGCCGCCGAACCACATGCCGTAGGCCACGTCGCGCACACCGGACACTTGGCGCACCTGCGCTTCCAGGCGGATCGGCAGCGATTGGGTGATGGACAGGCGGGAAGCGACCACCAACCGGTTGGCACCTTCCACGCTGCCGCCGGACGAGAACGCCACGCGTACCGAGTCGAGCATGCCGAACAGCAGGAACGCGGCCACCACCGACAGCAGGGTCAGCAGGGTACGGGTGCGGCTGCGGAACAGCTGCGCCCAGACCAACGAGAAGTATTTCATCGCCGTGGCCTCCGTCAGTGGGCCAGCGGGGCGTCGGCCAGCTCGCCCTTGTCCAGGTGCACCGTGTGGGTGGCGTACTCGGCGGCCTTCGGGTCATGGGTGACCATGATGATGGTCTTGCCGTGTTCGCGGTTGAGCTGCTGCAGCAGGCCCAGGATCTCTTCGGCGGACTGCCGGTCGAGGTCGCCGGTGGGTTCGTCGCAGATCAGGAAGGTCGGGTCGGAGACGATCGCGCGGGCGATCGCCACGCGCTGCTGCTGGCCACCGGACAGTTCGTTGGGGCGATGGCTGCGGCGGTCGGCCAGGCCGACCAGGGTCAGCGCGATCTCGGCATTGCGCTTGCGCTGGGCCGCGCTGAGGTGGGTCAGCAGCAATGGCAGCTCCACGTTCTTCTGCGCGGTCAGCATCGGCATCAGGTTGTAGAACTGGAATACGAAACCGACGTGATGGCTGCGCCACGTCGACAGCTGGCCGCCGCTCATCTGGTCGATGCGCTCGCCTTCGATGCTGATCTCGCCGCCAGTAGGGTTGTCCAGGCCGCCGATCAGGTTGAGCAGGGTGGTCTTGCCGGAGCCGGACGGGCCCATCAGCGCGACGAAATCGCCGCTGGCGATATCCAGGTCGATGCCGTGCAGCACCTGCACTTTCTCGGGGCCACGCTGGTAGGTCTTGGTGATGTTGCGCAGTGAAACCAGGGTCGACATGGGTGGTTCTCCACGAAAGGCGGGAAACGGGACGTCGCGCCGGCCGTGGGCCGGGCGTAACCGAAGGGTGATGCCGTCGAGCGGTACTGCAGGTGGCGCCACGCGGGCGCCAGGCCGTTACTGCGCTTGTTTCTGTTGCACCTTGGCGCCGTCGCGCAGGGTGTCCGGCGGGTTGACCACCACCGACTCCCCCGCGCTCACGCCCTTGAGGATCTGCCGGTCCTTGCCCATCGCCTGGCCGGCTTCGACCGTGCGCTGCTGCACGCGGTTCTCGTCACCCAGTACAAAGGCCACCGAAACGCCCGCGCGCTGGACCACGGCACCGCCCGGCACGCGAACGCCCTGCGGTTTGCTGGCCGCCTGCGGCTGCGCCTGTTCCAGGAAGCTGACCCGCACGCCCATCTCCGGCACGATGCGCGGGTCTTTCACTTTCAGTGCCACCCGCACCTTCACCGTGGCCTTGCCGCGGTCAGCGGTGGGAATGATGGCGATCACCTCGGCCGGGATCTTCCAGTCCGGGTAGGCGTTGAGCGTGGCTTCCACCGGCATCTTCGGCTGCACGCGGCCAATGAAGGCTTCGCCGACCTCGACTTCGATCTCCAGCGATTCCATGTCGACGATGGTGCCGATGCCAGTACGGGTGAAGCCGCCACCGGCCGACAGCGGCGAGACGATCTCGCCGGGCTGCGCGGCCTTGGCGGTGACCACGCCGGAGAACGGCGCGCGCACGATGTTGTTGTCCACGCCAAGGTCGGCGATGGACAGCTGGTCGTTGGCGACCTTCACGTTACGCTGGGCGGTATCCAGCTGTGCACGCAGGCTGTCGCGCTGGGCCACGGCCTGGTCGTACTGCGAGCGGGACACCAACTGCTGGCCGACCAGCGCCTGCAGGCGGCTGGCTTCGGCGGCCGCCTGCTTCTGCTGCGCTTCCAGCCCGGCTACCTGGCTGCGTGCAGCCTGCAGCTGCGAGGCATACAGGCTGCGTTGCGCGTCGGCGTCGATCGGGTCCAGGGTGGCCATGATCTGCCCCTGTTCCACCCGCATGCCTTCTTCGATCATCACCTCGCGCACCTTGCCGGTGATCTTGGCCGACACCGTGGCCATGCGCCGGGCGACCACGTAGCCACTGGCATCAAGCACCGAACTGCTGGCGCTGCCCTGCTGGATGGCTACCGCAGGTGCGGTTTCCACCTCCACGGCCGGGGTGCGGCCGAACAGCGCGAAGGCGCCGGCGGCCAGCAGCACGATGATCACGACCACGGCGATCCACAGCCAGCGGCGGCCCCCACTGCCTCCACCGGAGGCCGGCGGCGGCGACTTGCGGTCGATACGGAGTTCCTTCAACAGCTCGGCAGAAGCGTTCATTCGTTCCATCACAGGCGTTCGGGCGGGTGTGACCGGAAGGGCAGGCAGCGGCGGTTCCGGCGGTGGAGCGTGCGGCACAGCATGCAGGCAGGCACAGCGATGACGGCAGTGACAGCTGTCACCCGATGACACTGACGGCGGCAACTGCGAAATGTGACCACGGCGGCACAGGATGGCAACGTCCCCGCTACCGGTACTGCCCATGGATCCGATCGCTCCGTCGCTGGCCCGCCTGCAGCAGGTGCAGGTGCGTTACCGCGACCATACCGCCCTGCATGGCATCGACCTGCAGGTCCGTGCTGGCCAGGTACTGGCCCTGCTGGGCCGCAACGGTGCCGGCAAGAGTACCGCGATCAGCGTGCTGTTGGGTCTGCGTCGCGCCGACGCCGGCCAGGTCGAGCTGCTGGGCGGCGATCCGAAGCAACGTGATCATCGGCTCGGCCTCGGCGTGATGCTGCAGAGCACCAGCCTGCCACCGATGCTGCAGGTGGATGAACTGGTGGCACAGGCCAGCGCCTGCTATCCGGATCCACTGCCGCTGGGCGAGGTGCTGCAGCGTGTGGGCCTGCAGGACCTTGCCCGGCGTCGCTACGGCCAGCTGTCCGGCGGGCAGCAGCGCTGCGTGCAGTTCGCCATCGCCATCTGCGGCCGTCCGCGCGTGCTGTTCCTCGACGAGCCCACCACCGGCCTGGACATCCAGGCGCGGCAGGCGATGTGGCAGGCGATCCAGCAACTGGTGGCCGAAGGCTGCGGTGTGCTGCTGACCACGCACTATCTGGAAGAGGCCGAGGCGCTGGCGCAACGGGTAGTGGTGCTGGAGCAGGGCAGGGTAGTGGCCGATGCGCCGCTGTCCGAACTGCGCCTGGCCGACCGCCCGCGACGCATCCGCTGCCGCAGCACGCTGGCCGCCGATGAGGTGCAGCACTGGCCGGGCGTACAGCAGGTGCAGCGCGAGGGCGAACATCTGCAGCTGCTGGCCAGCCCGGCCGAACCGGTAGTGGCCCGCCTGCTCGCCACCGATGTGCAGTTGCGTGAACTGGAAGTACAGGGCGCGGCGCTGGCCGACGCCTTCCTCGACCTGACCCGGGAGGCCGCATGAACACCGTTACCCCGACCACCGTCGCCGTGCGACCTGCTGCGGCGTGGCGTCGCGCGCTGCGCCCTTACCGAGCCGAACTGCAGGCCGAACTCCGCCGCGCCTGGCGCACCCCGGCCTTCGCCGTACCCTCGCTGCTGTTCCCGGTGCTGTTCTATCTGCTGTTCGGCGTATTGCTGGGCCGCGGCCACGCATCGTTGTACCTGCTGGCGACCTACTGCGTGTTCGGTGCAATGGCACCGGCACTGTTCGGCTTCGGCGTGCAGCTGGCGCTGGATCGCGAAGGCGGCCTGTTGACGCTCAAGCGTGCGTTGCCCATGCCGGCGGCGGCACCGCTGCTGGCGCGGTTGGCGATGGCGGTGATGTTTGCGCTGCTGGTGGCGTCGCTGCTGATCGGCGTCGCCCGTGTGCTGGGAGGCGTACATCTGCAGGCAATACAGATGCTGCAGCTGCTGGCGGTGGCCGGGCTGGCCGCGCTGCCGCTGGGTGCCATCGGCCTGCTGATCGGCAGTCACGCCAGTGCCAGTGCAGCGCCGGCGATGGTCAACCTGGTCTACCTGCCGCTGGCCCTGCTGTCAGGCCTGTGGCTGCCATTGTCGTCGCTGCCGAAGGTGTTTTCGACCATGGCACCGCTGTGGCCAACCTGGCATCTGGCGCAGCTGGCGTTGCCGGTGGTCGGGCTGCCGTCGGCGGGCGCTGTCGCCGGCCACCTGCTGGTGTTGCTGGGGGTGACCGCGGTCGCACTGCTGCTGGCGCGCCGCCGCCTGCGCCGGGTCGGCTGAACTGGCATGATCGGCAGCGATCGTCCCCGCCTGGAATCGTCCGTGCCACCGAGCTGGCTTGCGTCCCTGCTGCGCCCCGCACCGGATTCGGCGGTGGCCGACAACCTGCGCCGTGGCAAGCCGGTCTGGGCCGATGCGATCCACCTGCTGTGGACGGTATGGGTGTTCATGACCCCGGTGTTCAGCGGCGGCTACACCCTGCGCTGGGCACTACTGACGCTGGGCAGCTATCCGCTGTTCCTGCTGCTGTATGTTCGCCTGTTGTTGTCGCCGCGCCACCACGCACCGCGCTATGCGCTGGCGATGGTTGCATTGGCCACGCTGCTGGTGCCCTGGTACCCCTCCGGCATCAGCTATTTCATCTTTGGCTGCGTGATGCTGCGCGTCTGCGGGCGTGGCAGCTGGTGGGTGTATCTGCTGCAGCTGGCAGCCCTGAACGCGGTGTTCTGCACGGTGGCCCTGTTGTCGCACTATCCGTGGCAGAGCCTGGTCTGGATACCGGCGGTGTCGTTCATCATCGGCATGGTCGTGAACGTAGAAGCCGTGAACAAGGACAAGGACGCGGCCCTGCAGCTGTCGCAGGAAGAAGTGCGGCGCTTGGCTACCACCGCCGAGCGCGAACGCATCAGTCGCGACCTGCACGACCTGCTCGGCCACACGCTGTCACTGATCACATTGAAGCTGGAACTGGCACGCAAGCTGTACGACCGCAACGATGCGCGCGCACGGCAGGAAATCGGCGAAGCCGAAGACATCGCGCGTGAGGCGCTGTCGCAGGTGCGCAGTGCGGTTACCGGCATCCGTGCCAGCGACCTGGCCGGCGAGCTGGCCTCGGCACGGCTGCTGCTGGAGTGCCAGCAGGTACATCTGCAGTACGCGGTACCGCCGCCGATGCCGGTGGATGTGGAACGCGGATTGGCTTTGGTGCTGCGCGAGGCCGCCACCAACATCGCGCGGCACGCACAGGCCACGCAGGCACGGGTGGATTTCATGATGGAAGGACGACAGTTGGCGATGCAGATCCGCGATGACGGCCGGGGCGGCGTCCAGGCCGAAGGCAATGGGCTGTGTGGCATGCGCGAACGCGTGGTGGCGCTGGGCGGCCAGCTGGCGGTGCAGTCGGCGCGCGGTGAAGGCACGGTACTGACCGTGCGCGTGCCCCTGGCAGCAGCAACCTCACCGTTGCCACCGACCGCGCCACAGGTGCAGGACGGTGTCGCATGATCCGCATCGTATTGGCCGAAGACCAGGCGATGGTGCGTGGAGCGCTGTCGGCGCTGCTGGGCCTGGAGCCGGATATCGACGTACTTGGCAGTGCCGCCGATGGCGAAGCCGCCTGGCGCATGGTGCAGCAGCTGCAGCCGGATATCCTGGTGACCGACATTGAAATGCCCGGACTGAGCGGGTTGGAACTGGCCCAGCGCATTGCCCGCCATGAATTGCCGATCAAGGTGGTGATCGTGACCACCTTCGCCCGTGCCGGTTTCCTGCGCCGCGCGCTGGAAGCGGGCGTGCTGGGCTATCTGCTGAAGGATGCACCGGCCGAGAACCTGGCCGAGGCATTGCGCAAGGTGAAGCAGGGGATCCGCGCGATCGACCCGCAACTGGCGCTGGACGCGTGGTCGCAGGCTGATCCGCTGACCGACCGCGAGCGCCGCGTACTGCGCCTGGCAGGCGAAGGCCGCACTGCCGGCGAGATCGCCGAGCAGCTTGGGTTGTCGCACGGCACAGTGCGCAACTACCTGTCCGAATGCATCGGCAAGCTGGGCGTGGCCAACAGGATCGAGGCGTACCGGCTGGCACGGCAGAAGGGGTGGTTGTAGGGGACCGGTAGCGCCGGGCCATGCCCGGCGGATCATTTCCGCGCCTGCGGAGAGGTGTCACTTTCTTTGCTCGTGCACCGCGCTGCAGGAGCAGCGCGGAACGGCGTAGCCGGCCCGTAGGGTGGCGCACATGGATGTGCGCCATCAAGAAAGTAACCAAAGAAACACGCCGCCGGCCGCGAGCCGGCGCGCTTCGCACGCCGGTGCCCTGCGCTCCTCGGTCCGTCGAGGGGCGGCGCGGGAACTCGCTGCGCTCAGACACCCGCGCCTCTTCGCCCTCGCCGGACCTGCGGTGCTCGGCTCGCTCAAGGCGGACTGGAAGGCCAAGATCAACAACAAAGGCATCCACGCGCGGTGTGGACCTACTGGGTGCTGCTGTGGCCTTTGACGTTGGGTCCGCCTTCTAGCGAGCCGAGCATCGCAGGGGAATCAGGGGCGTAGAGGCGCCGATGTCTGAGCGCAGCGAGTTCGGCGCCGTCCCCTGATTCCCCGAGAAGCACAGGGCACCGGTGCGCAGCACCGGCTCGCGACCTGGCGGCGTGTTTCTTTGGTTACTTTCTTGATGGCGCACATCCTTGTGCGCCACCCTGCGGGCCGGCTACGCCGTTCCGCGCTGCTCCTGCGGCGCGGTGCACGAGCAAAGAAAGTGACACCCCTCCGCGGTCGCGGAAATGACCCGCCGGGAACACCCGGCGAACCCCGTCAATCCTTCCCGCGCGCCATCGCCTGGAACACGCCATCGCGTCTCACCCACAGGTGGAACAGCGCCGCACCCACGTGCATCAGCACCGTTGCGAACAGCACGTAGGCCAGCAGACTGTGCGCATTGCGCAGCGCGGCGTACAGCGCTGGCGTGTGCGGCACGATCGGTGGCAGGTGCAAGCCACCGCCCAGCACGATCGGGTAGCCGCCGGCCGACAGCATCGCCCAGCCGATCAGCGGCATTGCCAGCATCAACGCGTACAACATCCAGTGCGAGGCCTTCGCCGCCAGCACCTGCCACGCGGGAAGATCCGCCGGCAGCGGCGGTGGGCGGTGGCGCAGGCGGTTGTACAGCCGCAGCACCACCAGCAGCAGGATGGCGATGCCCAGCGGACGGTGCAGGTCGATCAGCATCGGCCGCAGGTGCAGCGAGGCGACCATGGTCACGCCGATGAACAGCATCGCGATGATCATCAGCGCCATCGACCAGTGCAGTACCCGTGCCAGCAGATTGAAGTGGCCGTTGCCGGTGCTCATCGTGCCGCCTCCTTCGGTTGCTCGACGTTGCCGCTGGCACGCTCGCGCTCGCGGCGGTTGAACGACTGCGAATACACCGCCGAACGCGCAGCCAGGATCGGGTCATCACTGCCGCGCACACCGCTGGGCACGATCAGCGGATCGAAGTTGAGCTGGCCGCAGGCACCTTGTTCCTGCGACTGCATGCGGTCCAGGCTGAGCACACCGGCCACCACCTGTTCACGCGATTCCGGCCACGGCACCGAGGGATCATCAATGGCATCGCCGGGCGCGGCCAGGCTCACCACCAGGTTCCAGCGCACCGGGCCGCTGGCCAGGCGATGCTGCAGTTCCTGGCTCAGAAAATCGACGCTGGCCTGTTTGCGCGTTTCCGCATCCATCTCCACCAGCGGCGCCTGCGGCTGCCAGCGCCAGCGCACCGCGCGCTTCTGCCCCTGCGCGTTGGTGAACCAGAAACTGTTGACGCTGTTGAAGGTGGTGTCGGCCCAGCTGCTGGTCCACGGCGCGGTCTTCGCCCACTGCTGGAAGGCCTGTGCGCTGGGGTACTTCGCCAGCACGGCAGCCATCTTCTGCGGGTCGGGCTTGCCGGTGGCGGGGTCGGGGATGGAGGCGCGCGTCTGCTCGTAGAAGGCCTCCGCAGTGGGCACGGCGAAGAACGGGAAGCTGTTCATCGCCATCCGCCATTCCTGGCCGTCATCGCTGACCATCTGCACCGCGATGCTGCGCACCCGTGCGGTGTTGTCGGCGCCGTAGGGGTCACCGCCGCCGATCGACAGGCGGCCCATCACCGGCACGCGCGCCTGCGAGAACACCCGCGCACTGGACAGGGTGGGTGCCTGCGCACTGGGTTCGAACCAACCGCTCACGCATACACCCTTGCTGTGCGCGCGGCGGAAGCCGGGATGCGCAGGGCCGGTGGCCTCGATGGTGTCGGTGAAGCGCTGAGCGGTCAGCCGATCGCGGCCGATCCAGCCGGCCAACCAGGCGAAAGCGAGGGCGACGGCACCCAGGATGAGTGCGATCAGTGCGATCCAGAGCAGCGGCGAATGCCTGCGGGGTGCGCCGGGCGTCTGGC includes the following:
- a CDS encoding cytochrome b, producing MSTGNGHFNLLARVLHWSMALMIIAMLFIGVTMVASLHLRPMLIDLHRPLGIAILLLVVLRLYNRLRHRPPPLPADLPAWQVLAAKASHWMLYALMLAMPLIGWAMLSAGGYPIVLGGGLHLPPIVPHTPALYAALRNAHSLLAYVLFATVLMHVGAALFHLWVRRDGVFQAMARGKD
- a CDS encoding response regulator transcription factor, with the translated sequence MIRIVLAEDQAMVRGALSALLGLEPDIDVLGSAADGEAAWRMVQQLQPDILVTDIEMPGLSGLELAQRIARHELPIKVVIVTTFARAGFLRRALEAGVLGYLLKDAPAENLAEALRKVKQGIRAIDPQLALDAWSQADPLTDRERRVLRLAGEGRTAGEIAEQLGLSHGTVRNYLSECIGKLGVANRIEAYRLARQKGWL
- a CDS encoding sensor histidine kinase gives rise to the protein MIGSDRPRLESSVPPSWLASLLRPAPDSAVADNLRRGKPVWADAIHLLWTVWVFMTPVFSGGYTLRWALLTLGSYPLFLLLYVRLLLSPRHHAPRYALAMVALATLLVPWYPSGISYFIFGCVMLRVCGRGSWWVYLLQLAALNAVFCTVALLSHYPWQSLVWIPAVSFIIGMVVNVEAVNKDKDAALQLSQEEVRRLATTAERERISRDLHDLLGHTLSLITLKLELARKLYDRNDARARQEIGEAEDIAREALSQVRSAVTGIRASDLAGELASARLLLECQQVHLQYAVPPPMPVDVERGLALVLREAATNIARHAQATQARVDFMMEGRQLAMQIRDDGRGGVQAEGNGLCGMRERVVALGGQLAVQSARGEGTVLTVRVPLAAATSPLPPTAPQVQDGVA
- a CDS encoding catalase family peroxidase codes for the protein MSLFRYTRAGQTPGAPRRHSPLLWIALIALILGAVALAFAWLAGWIGRDRLTAQRFTDTIEATGPAHPGFRRAHSKGVCVSGWFEPSAQAPTLSSARVFSQARVPVMGRLSIGGGDPYGADNTARVRSIAVQMVSDDGQEWRMAMNSFPFFAVPTAEAFYEQTRASIPDPATGKPDPQKMAAVLAKYPSAQAFQQWAKTAPWTSSWADTTFNSVNSFWFTNAQGQKRAVRWRWQPQAPLVEMDAETRKQASVDFLSQELQHRLASGPVRWNLVVSLAAPGDAIDDPSVPWPESREQVVAGVLSLDRMQSQEQGACGQLNFDPLIVPSGVRGSDDPILAARSAVYSQSFNRRERERASGNVEQPKEAAR